From one Bombus affinis isolate iyBomAffi1 chromosome 9, iyBomAffi1.2, whole genome shotgun sequence genomic stretch:
- the LOC126920260 gene encoding splicing factor 45, whose product MSLYDDFDKHRTSEKVVGWSSSIKLLQSQLQLKKAATTQPKREQYRKATAVLAPVIDLKSKANRNTEREDDGPHNNPLSSGTVSSIGVGGEFDWNVINEYDPMWPNEYDKVVKELRDLRDREHDQETEMRKRRRDSSRFEDTQASSGNSTMIPPERDEERTPTSRGIAGGAAIAPPPSLQESSELPPPTPRPPTSIGYATSSVAAKIMAKYGFKEGQGLGKKEQGMSVALQVEKTSKRGGRIVGEREQLMPPPPPVAVSPPPTQQQVAPLQPSEEPSITEIMKCPSKVVLLRNMVGPGEVDDDLEPEVKDECNTKYGDVARVIIHEVTEAAPEEAVRIFVEFKRIESAIKAVVDLNGRFFGGRQVKAGFYSSEKLDSLQLMD is encoded by the exons ATGTCTCTATACGACGATTTTGACAAACACAGAACGTCGGAAAAAGTTGTTGGATGGTCATCTAGTATCAAATTATTACAATCTCAACTACAATTAAAAAAGGCTGCCACTACACAG CCAAAACGCGAACAATATAGAAAAGCAACAGCAGTATTAGCACCTGTGATAGATCTAAAGTCAAAAGCCAATCGGAACACAGAAAGAGAAGATGATGGGCCACATAATAATCCACTCTCTTCTGGTACTGTTAGCAGTATTGGAGTAGGAGGTGAATTTGATTGGAATGTAATAAATGAATATGATCCTATGTGGCCTAATGAATATGACAAAGTTGTTAAGGAACTAAGAGATTTACGTGATAGAGAACATGATCAAGAGACTGAAATGCGTAAACGTAGACGAGACAGTTCACGCTTTGAAGATACGCAG GCTTCCTCTGGGAATAGTACAATGATTCCCCCTGAAAGAGACGAAGAAAGAACTCCTACATCAAGAGGTATTGCTGGGGGAGCAGCTATAGCACCACCACCTTCCCTACAAGAATCTTCTGAGCTTCCACCTCCAACACCAAGACCACCAACTAGTATAGGTTATGCTACATCATCAGTAGCAGCAAAAATAATGGCTAAATATGGTTTCAAAGAAGGACAAGGACTTGGTAAAAAGGAACAAGGAATGTCTGTTGCTTTACAAGTAGAAAAAACTAGTAAACGAGGTGGAAGAATTGTTGGAGAAAGAGAACAACTTATGCCACCACCACCACCTGTTGCTGTTTCTCCACCTCCAACACAACAGCAAGTTGCGCCTTTACAACCTTCGGAAGAACCTAGCATTACTGAAATAATGAAATGTCCGAGTAAG gttgtattattacgtaatatggtTGGTCCTGGAGAAGTGGATGATGATCTTGAACCTGAAGTTAAAGACGAATGTAATACGAAATATGGCGATGTAGCGCGTGTTATTATTCATGAAGTAACAGAAGCTGCTCCAGAAGAAGCTGTTAGAATTTTCGTGGAATTTAAGAGAATAGAAAGTGCTATTAAAGCTGTGGTTGATTTAAATGGACGTTTTTTTGGTGGAAGACAAGTTAAAGCAGGTTTTTATTCCAGTGAAAAACTTGATAGTTTACAATTAATGGACTAA